From one Phocaeicola salanitronis DSM 18170 genomic stretch:
- the carB gene encoding carbamoyl-phosphate synthase (glutamine-hydrolyzing) large subunit encodes MKKELKKVLVLGSGALKIGQAGEFDYSGSQALKALREEGIRSVLINPNIATIQTSEGIADQVYFLPVTPHFVAEIIKKERPDGILLAFGGQTALNCGTELYKNGTLKEYGVEVLGTSVEAIMYTEDRDLFVKKLDEIPLKTPVSHAVENTKDAINAARSIGYPVMIRSAYALGGLGSGICPTEEAFIELAESAFTFSPQILVEESLKGWKEIEFEVIRDANDHCFTVASMENFDPLGIHTGESIVVAPTCSLTQAQVTMLQELSKQCVRHLGIVGECNIQFAFNADTDDYRIIEVNARLSRSSALASKATGYPLAFVAAKIALGYTLDEIGEMGTPNSAYVAPSLDYLICKIPRWDLTKFVGVSRRIGSSMKSVGEIMSIGRSFEEIIQKGLRMVGQGMHGFVGNDHTKFDNLDDELANPTDLRIFAIAQALEEGYDIQRIYDLTKIDPWFIGKLKNIVDYKHKLQSYHTLEEITPEVMREAKRLGFSDFQIARFVLKPQGGNMEKENLAVREYRKRLGILPAVKRINTVASEHPELTNYLYMTYDVQEYDVNYYKNEKSVVVLGSGAYRIGSSVEFDWCSVNAIQTARKLGYKSIMINYNPETVSTDYDMCDRLYFDELSFERVLDIIDLEQPRGVIVSVGGQIPNNLAMKLYRQSVPILGTSPVSIDRAENRNKFSAMLDQLGIDQPAWQELTSLEDVEKFVEKVGYPVLVRPSYVLSGAAMNVCYDEEELKRYLQMASEVSKEYPVVVSQFMQETKEIEFDAVAQHGEIVEYAISEHIEYAGVHSGDATLVFPAQHIYFSTARQIKKMSRRIAKELNISGPFNIQFLARKNEVKVIECNLRASRSFPFVSKVLKRNFIETATRIMLDAPYTQPDKSAFDIDWIGVKASQFSFARLQNADPVLGVDMSSTGEVGCLGDDFNEALLNAMIATGYKIPKQSVLLSSGATKSKVDLLDASQELSKHGYHIYATAGTATFLNSHGIPTTPVFWPDERPHAENNVMKMIAGHKFDLIVNIPKNHTKRELTNGYRIRRGAIDHNIPLITNARLAKAFIEAFCQMKQEDIKIKSWQEYK; translated from the coding sequence ATGAAAAAGGAATTGAAAAAAGTCCTGGTCTTGGGATCAGGCGCACTGAAAATCGGACAAGCGGGAGAATTTGACTATTCAGGTTCACAAGCCTTGAAAGCATTGCGCGAAGAAGGCATCCGCTCGGTACTGATTAACCCGAACATCGCCACGATACAAACTTCGGAAGGCATTGCCGACCAAGTATATTTCTTGCCTGTCACCCCCCATTTTGTTGCGGAAATCATCAAGAAGGAACGCCCCGACGGCATTCTGTTAGCCTTCGGAGGACAAACCGCGCTGAACTGCGGTACAGAATTGTATAAGAACGGGACGCTGAAAGAATACGGTGTAGAAGTGCTGGGCACCTCGGTAGAAGCCATTATGTACACCGAAGACCGCGACCTCTTTGTGAAGAAGCTGGACGAAATTCCTTTGAAAACACCTGTCAGCCATGCGGTAGAGAACACCAAAGACGCCATCAACGCGGCACGAAGCATCGGCTATCCGGTGATGATACGCTCGGCATACGCACTGGGCGGCTTGGGAAGCGGCATCTGTCCCACGGAAGAAGCCTTTATCGAACTGGCTGAAAGCGCTTTCACCTTCTCGCCTCAAATTTTGGTGGAAGAGTCGCTGAAAGGATGGAAAGAAATCGAATTCGAAGTCATCCGCGATGCAAACGACCATTGCTTTACCGTAGCCAGCATGGAAAACTTTGACCCGCTGGGCATCCATACGGGCGAATCGATTGTAGTAGCCCCTACATGTTCGCTCACTCAGGCGCAAGTGACCATGCTGCAAGAATTATCGAAACAATGCGTACGCCATCTGGGCATCGTAGGCGAATGCAACATCCAGTTCGCATTCAATGCCGACACCGATGATTACCGCATCATTGAAGTGAACGCACGCCTGAGCCGCTCGTCTGCCCTCGCATCCAAAGCGACAGGCTATCCCCTCGCCTTTGTTGCGGCTAAAATCGCATTGGGATATACCTTGGACGAAATCGGCGAAATGGGTACGCCCAACTCTGCTTACGTGGCTCCCTCGCTCGATTACCTTATCTGCAAAATCCCACGCTGGGACCTTACCAAATTCGTGGGCGTATCGCGCCGCATCGGTTCGAGCATGAAGTCGGTAGGCGAAATCATGTCTATCGGACGCTCATTTGAAGAAATCATCCAGAAAGGCTTGCGCATGGTAGGGCAAGGCATGCATGGATTTGTGGGCAATGACCATACAAAATTCGATAACCTGGACGATGAACTCGCCAACCCGACCGACCTGCGCATTTTCGCTATCGCTCAGGCACTGGAAGAAGGGTACGACATCCAGCGCATTTACGACCTGACAAAGATAGACCCATGGTTTATCGGCAAACTGAAAAACATTGTAGATTACAAGCACAAGCTGCAAAGCTATCACACCCTGGAAGAAATTACGCCCGAAGTGATGCGCGAAGCCAAACGGTTGGGATTCTCTGACTTCCAGATAGCACGCTTCGTATTGAAGCCCCAAGGCGGCAACATGGAAAAAGAAAATCTTGCCGTACGCGAATACCGTAAGAGACTGGGCATCCTTCCTGCCGTGAAACGCATCAACACCGTGGCTTCGGAGCATCCCGAACTGACGAACTACCTTTATATGACTTACGATGTGCAGGAATACGACGTCAACTATTACAAGAACGAAAAGTCGGTAGTGGTGCTCGGTTCAGGAGCCTACCGCATCGGTTCTTCCGTAGAGTTTGACTGGTGCTCGGTAAATGCCATTCAGACCGCACGCAAACTGGGATATAAGTCGATTATGATTAACTACAATCCCGAAACGGTATCGACCGATTACGACATGTGCGACCGCCTCTACTTCGACGAGCTTTCCTTCGAGCGCGTATTGGACATCATTGACCTGGAACAGCCGCGGGGCGTCATTGTATCGGTAGGCGGACAAATCCCGAACAACCTTGCCATGAAGCTCTACCGCCAGTCGGTTCCTATCTTAGGCACTTCGCCTGTATCCATCGACCGCGCCGAAAACCGCAACAAGTTCTCGGCTATGCTCGACCAACTAGGCATCGACCAACCGGCATGGCAAGAGCTGACCAGCCTGGAAGATGTAGAGAAGTTTGTAGAAAAAGTAGGCTATCCGGTATTGGTGCGCCCGTCGTATGTATTGAGCGGTGCAGCCATGAACGTATGTTACGATGAAGAAGAGCTGAAACGCTACCTGCAAATGGCAAGCGAGGTATCGAAAGAATACCCCGTAGTCGTATCGCAGTTCATGCAGGAAACCAAGGAAATAGAATTCGATGCCGTGGCACAACACGGGGAAATCGTGGAATATGCCATTTCGGAACACATCGAATATGCCGGCGTACACTCGGGTGACGCAACCCTTGTGTTCCCCGCACAACATATTTACTTCTCTACGGCACGGCAAATCAAGAAGATGAGCCGCCGCATCGCCAAAGAGCTGAACATATCGGGTCCGTTCAACATTCAGTTCCTGGCACGCAAGAACGAGGTAAAGGTAATTGAATGTAACCTGCGTGCATCCCGTAGCTTCCCCTTCGTATCGAAAGTATTGAAACGCAACTTCATCGAAACGGCTACCCGCATCATGCTGGACGCTCCATATACCCAGCCCGACAAATCGGCATTTGACATTGACTGGATTGGCGTGAAAGCTTCACAGTTCTCGTTCGCGCGCTTACAGAACGCCGACCCGGTATTGGGCGTAGACATGTCGTCTACAGGTGAAGTAGGATGCTTGGGAGACGATTTCAACGAAGCACTGCTCAACGCGATGATTGCCACGGGCTATAAGATTCCGAAACAATCGGTATTGCTTTCTTCGGGAGCCACCAAATCGAAAGTCGACCTGCTGGATGCCAGCCAGGAATTAAGCAAGCACGGCTATCACATTTATGCGACCGCAGGCACGGCAACGTTCCTCAACTCGCACGGCATTCCGACGACTCCGGTATTCTGGCCCGATGAACGTCCGCATGCAGAAAACAACGTGATGAAGATGATAGCAGGACATAAGTTCGACCTGATTGTCAACATCCCGAAGAACCATACAAAACGTGAACTGACCAACGGTTACCGCATACGCCGCGGCGCCATCGACCATAATATTCCGTTGATAACCAACGCCCGCCTGGCAAAAGCCTTCATTGAAGCCTTCTGCCAAATGAAGCAAGAAGATATCAAGATAAAAAGCTGGCAAGAATACAAATAA
- the trpS gene encoding tryptophan--tRNA ligase: MGKEKIILTGDRPTGKLHIGHYVGSLRRRVELQNSGLYDKIFVFEADGQALTDNIDNPEKIRQNVIEVALDYLSVGLDPAKSTIFIQSQIPELCELTFYYMDLVTVSRLQRNPTVKTEIQMRNFETSIPVGFFVYPISQAADITAFKATTVPVGEDQEPMLEQAREIVRRFNYIYGETLVEPEILLPDNAACLRLPGTDGKAKMSKSLGNCIYLSDPADEVEKKVRSMYTDPTHIKVSDPGKLEGNTVFTYLDAFCRPEHFGRYLPDYPNLDELKAHYTRGGLGDVKVKKFLAAIMQEELEPIRERRKAFEKDIPAIYDMLKKGCEVAREAAAQTLSEVRRAMKIDYFDDEALIAEQAERFGK; this comes from the coding sequence ATGGGAAAAGAAAAGATTATTTTGACCGGTGACCGTCCTACCGGAAAACTGCATATCGGACATTATGTAGGCTCTTTGCGCCGTCGGGTAGAGCTTCAGAACTCGGGGCTTTACGATAAGATATTCGTGTTCGAAGCCGACGGGCAGGCTTTGACGGATAATATCGATAATCCTGAGAAAATACGTCAAAATGTAATCGAGGTTGCGCTCGATTATCTGTCAGTAGGATTAGACCCTGCCAAGTCTACCATTTTTATCCAGTCGCAGATTCCCGAGTTGTGCGAACTCACTTTTTATTATATGGACCTCGTTACGGTGTCCCGCCTTCAGCGTAACCCTACGGTGAAGACCGAAATACAGATGCGCAATTTCGAAACCAGCATTCCCGTAGGTTTCTTCGTTTATCCGATTAGCCAGGCGGCTGACATTACCGCTTTCAAGGCGACTACCGTCCCTGTGGGCGAGGACCAGGAACCGATGCTGGAACAGGCACGCGAGATTGTGCGCCGCTTCAATTATATTTATGGAGAGACATTGGTAGAGCCGGAAATCCTGCTTCCCGATAACGCGGCTTGCCTGCGCCTGCCCGGAACCGACGGCAAGGCAAAGATGAGCAAGTCGCTGGGCAATTGCATCTATTTATCTGATCCGGCAGATGAGGTCGAAAAGAAAGTGCGGAGCATGTACACCGATCCCACGCACATCAAGGTGAGCGATCCCGGCAAGCTGGAAGGGAACACCGTATTTACGTATCTTGATGCCTTCTGCCGTCCCGAACATTTCGGGCGTTATTTGCCCGACTATCCCAACTTAGACGAACTCAAGGCGCATTACACCCGTGGCGGTTTGGGCGATGTAAAGGTCAAGAAGTTCCTGGCGGCTATCATGCAAGAGGAGTTAGAACCCATCCGTGAACGCCGCAAAGCGTTCGAAAAAGACATCCCGGCTATTTACGACATGCTGAAGAAAGGATGCGAAGTGGCTCGTGAGGCGGCTGCACAGACTTTGAGCGAAGTCCGCCGTGCGATGAAAATCGATTATTTCGATGATGAGGCGTTAATCGCCGAGCAGGCGGAACGCTTCGGGAAGTAA